One genomic region from Candidatus Nitrosopumilus koreensis AR1 encodes:
- a CDS encoding glycosyltransferase, with protein MSQHEIQENGQVSIIIPTYNESQNILNILKSIKDNLPKNISAQAIVVDDNSPDGTGKIVEDYLKNFKKITNYTIEIIHRRTKNGLGSAILKGIQQSTGDTIVVMDSDFSHPPHVVPKLIESIKKHHCDIAVASRYIKGGKIENWSVKRKLISKFATLIAKKGLGINTKDPMSGFFAFKKNILTGLNIDAIGYKILLEILVKAKNVSIKEIPYTFQDRKFGSSKLGLKTVIDYYKSVWKLYRFGKPQEEQEKRRSVKFLYKAARFYTVGASGFVVNYLISLLFAGGISDMWYLHANVIGILASITTNFILNKAWTFGDRDFRIKRTMSQYGKFAMFSSLGALIQLGMVYFLVDGAEISYPLALILAVVTAAFGNFVLNKKFTFKENLLN; from the coding sequence ATGTCACAGCATGAGATTCAAGAAAATGGGCAAGTTTCTATTATAATCCCAACATATAACGAATCTCAAAATATTCTCAATATATTAAAATCAATAAAGGATAATTTACCAAAAAATATTTCAGCACAAGCAATTGTTGTTGATGACAACTCCCCTGATGGAACAGGAAAAATAGTTGAAGATTACTTAAAAAATTTCAAAAAAATTACAAATTATACAATTGAGATAATTCATAGAAGAACAAAAAATGGTTTAGGTTCTGCAATACTAAAAGGCATACAGCAGTCAACAGGTGATACAATTGTTGTAATGGATAGTGATTTTTCTCATCCTCCACATGTGGTTCCAAAATTAATTGAATCAATAAAAAAACATCATTGTGATATCGCAGTTGCATCACGTTACATAAAAGGTGGAAAGATTGAAAATTGGTCTGTAAAACGAAAACTAATCAGCAAGTTTGCAACATTGATTGCAAAAAAAGGATTAGGAATTAACACTAAAGATCCAATGTCTGGCTTTTTTGCATTTAAGAAAAATATTCTAACTGGGTTAAACATTGATGCAATTGGATACAAAATCCTTTTAGAAATTCTAGTTAAAGCAAAAAATGTATCAATTAAAGAAATTCCATATACCTTTCAAGATAGGAAATTTGGTTCAAGTAAACTAGGTTTGAAAACCGTTATAGATTACTACAAATCAGTTTGGAAACTGTATCGTTTTGGAAAACCACAAGAAGAACAAGAAAAACGCAGATCTGTAAAATTCCTCTACAAGGCTGCAAGATTTTACACAGTAGGTGCCTCTGGATTTGTTGTAAACTATTTGATCTCATTATTGTTTGCAGGTGGTATTTCCGATATGTGGTATCTGCATGCAAATGTAATTGGAATACTTGCTTCAATTACAACTAATTTCATCTTAAACAAGGCTTGGACTTTTGGTGATAGAGACTTTAGAATTAAAAGAACAATGTCACAGTATGGAAAGTTTGCCATGTTTAGCTCTTTAGGTGCACTAATACAATTGGGAATGGTCTATTTCCTAGTAGATGGTGCAGAGATTTCGTATCCATTAGCGTTAATCTTAGCAGTAGTAACAGCTGCATTTGGAAACTTTGTATTAAATAAGAAATTTACTTTCAAAGAAAACCTACTAAACTAG